Proteins found in one Hevea brasiliensis isolate MT/VB/25A 57/8 chromosome 18, ASM3005281v1, whole genome shotgun sequence genomic segment:
- the LOC110662873 gene encoding uncharacterized protein LOC110662873 encodes MLNFSDWITLLFIRTHTSSKIFLANHISHLFHTCPRHVLLLRSSLSVLLSLHYRLSSPLLQKRLLKAEAIEKRQREMDGGDRLRMIRCAGGTQDKTKTIINQIMLRFRPIAPKPARSAPDSDISGLNNKNLLLSKGRTRRKYVRARKDNRLTKRNQKVSSSEEGNKENERDRVGFDKVVTLQLLPERSDQSKTSPERGRSWCNVDLTKKLFHDPENNNQAASMLLKLKQPVIDGADPTVAMVPETKKKEVVESWVTVESVTDTNTCMEGRGLGCTDIERVKNLEEDTRPGFISDGSNTVRWVNGAYKRMVSAMEEEQEGLSVEIMVWLVKKEKLVPYMYSSAFTCWVRLQYSWKEENWSSQMVPCDLWRMDCGGFAWRLDVQAALGLGR; translated from the coding sequence ATGCTTAATTTCTCCGACTGGATTACGCTACTCTTCATACGGACCCACACCTCTTCCAAAATTTTTCTGGCCAATCACATCTCTCATCTGTTTCATACTTGCCCTAGACACGTGTTGCTTTTACGCTCTTCTCTCTCTGTTCTGCTCAGCTTGCATTATCGCCTGAGCTCACCACTCCTTCAGAAAAGATTGTTAAAAGCAGAGGCCATCGAGAAACGGCAAAGAGAAATGGATGGTGGGGATAGGTTGCGCATGATACGATGCGCTGGAGGTACGCAAGATAAGACTAAGACTATAATCAACCAAATAATGCTCAGATTCAGGCCGATTGCACCTAAACCGGCCAGAAGTGCTCCAGATTCTGATATCTCTGGTTTGAACAACAAGAACCTATTGCTTTCCAAGGGAAGAACCAGAAGAAAGTACGTTAGGGCTCGTAAGGACAACAGATTGACCAAAAGAAACCAAAAAGTTTCATCATCAGAGGAAGGAAATAAAGAAAACGAAAGAGACCGTGTAGGTTTTGACAAGGTCGTTACTCTGCAATTGTTGCCGGAGAGAAGCGATCAATCAAAGACCTCGCCAGAAAGAGGAAGATCTTGGTGCAATGTCGATCTCACAAAAAAGTTATTTCATGATCCAGAGAACAATAATCAAGCGGCATCCATGCTGCTCAAGTTGAAGCAGCCGGTTATCGACGGAGCAGATCCGACGGTGGCGATGGTTCCTGAAACTAAAAAGAAAGAGGTAGTGGAATCGTGGGTGACAGTGGAGAGCGTGACAGACACAAACACTTGTATGGAAGGTCGAGGGTTAGGGTGTACGGACATTGAGAGAGTGAAGAATCTGGAAGAGGACACGCGTCCAGGGTTTATATCGGACGGTTCAAACACAGTGCGATGGGTGAATGGGGCTTATAAGAGGATGGTGTCAGCGATGGAGGAAGAACAGGAGGGGCTGTCCGTGGAAATAATGGTGTGGTTGGTGAAGAAAGAAAAGTTGGTTCCATACATGTACTCTTCTGCATTTACGTGCTGGGTAAGATTGCAGTACTCGTGGAAGGAGGAGAATTGGTCGTCGCAGATGGTGCCATGTGATCTGTGGCGAATGGACTGCGGAGGCTTTGCATGGAGACTGGACGTTCAAGCTGCTTTGGGTTTGGGCCGGTGA